The nucleotide sequence ATTTTGACAAATAGGAGGTAGAAGTATGTTACGGAATTTTAAACACAACATTTTGCTCTATGTGGTCAAAGGTTTGTCTTCTGTGACGCGACCTGCCCTTCCGCCAGCTTATTGGAATGCTGCTTATCAGTTCGCAAATGCTTGAGCATTTGCAGGACCGGAAATAACTGCATGAGGCAATGGAAGGGTAGTATAGATGCTAAAGGTCATTGTTGCTGATGATGACACCATGATGCGAACGATTGTAAAACGTACTTTGGCGGAAATTCCCGGCATAAAGGTCATTGGGGAGGCAGTCAACGGGCGGCAGCTTGTTTCGATGGTTGAGGAACTGGAGCCGGAAATTGTATTTTTGGATATTGATATGCCTGAAATGAATGGTATTGAAGCCTCGAAGGAAATTTTTGATATCAACCCCAAAATTTTTCTCATCTTTGCAACCGGCTATAGCTGCTACACGCATGAGGCTTTTGAAGTGTATGCCTTTGATTATCTGCTTAAGCCATTTAATTTGACACGGGTCCGGCAAACGGTAGAGCGGATCAAAGCATCGCAGAAAGAAAGAGAACAAGTCGGTTTATCCAGAAGCGGAGGAATGCTGCATTGCAGGAAACCTCTCAAACTTAGAGTGTCTTCCAATGAAAAAACGACCTTTATTGATATTCAGGACATCATTTTAATTACGCGCTATGAGCGCAAAACGATCATTCATCTTACGGGAGACAATGTTGTTCAAACCTATGAACCCTTGCAGCAGCTGGAAGAACGGTTGCGGGAATTTCATTTTTTTCGCTGCCACAAAGGCTTTATCGTCAATTCGGATATGGTGATGGAGATTTTACCCTGGGGGAATAAAACCTATTTGGTGAAGCTGGCCAATACGAAAGAAACTGCACTGATGACTTTGGAACACTCCAAAGAGTTTCAAAGGCGGTACTGCTTAGAGAATAATTAAATATATATTGTGCAGCCCTGCCGGCAGACATATCATTTTCCTATGTCTGCCGGCAGGGCTTTCATTATTTTTACTTCCATATCCATCGATGTATGTTGTTCAATTCAATAGGCTTTATAAGCAATGTATTTGCATTTTTCGACAATATCTCTATTAAAATGATAAAGTTTTTGCTAAAAATAAATAGTACTATAATAATTTAACCGGGTGATCGTCGAAGAAAATATCCGTTGAAAAACCAAAAATTCCTTTAAAATTTTATGCGGAGGCGCATGAAGAATAGAAGGAACGTTATAATCCGTATTTATTTGGAGTGCTTTTCAAGTCTCCGGTGCTTTAGCATGCTGTTTTTTATATCAACGGGGGTGATCAGTCATCGAATGGTATGTATTACGCACAATTTCCGGCAAAGAAGAGACGGCGCTGACAATCCTGCACAAACTGTTTTCCGATGTCAAGCTTATTTGCCCTAAAAGGAGAATTAGCTGGCGGAAACAAGGAAGCATTATCAGCATAGTAAGGCCATTATTTGAAGGATATTTGTTTGTTGCCTCCCCGGCGGAAAGACTTGAAGAATTTTATAACTTGCTGCGCATGTATAAATTGAATATCGCCTGGCCGGTATACAGCGCCGGAGCTTTGGTGCCCATATATACCGAGGAGCAGCTGCTGATTCAGAAATTGATCGGGAACGGCGGTATTGTCGAAGTGAGTACGTTGAAGAAACAGAATGAACAATTGCAGGTAGTAAATGGACCTTTATTAGGT is from Acetonema longum DSM 6540 and encodes:
- a CDS encoding LytR/AlgR family response regulator transcription factor — encoded protein: MLKVIVADDDTMMRTIVKRTLAEIPGIKVIGEAVNGRQLVSMVEELEPEIVFLDIDMPEMNGIEASKEIFDINPKIFLIFATGYSCYTHEAFEVYAFDYLLKPFNLTRVRQTVERIKASQKEREQVGLSRSGGMLHCRKPLKLRVSSNEKTTFIDIQDIILITRYERKTIIHLTGDNVVQTYEPLQQLEERLREFHFFRCHKGFIVNSDMVMEILPWGNKTYLVKLANTKETALMTLEHSKEFQRRYCLENN
- a CDS encoding transcription termination/antitermination NusG family protein, with amino-acid sequence MEWYVLRTISGKEETALTILHKLFSDVKLICPKRRISWRKQGSIISIVRPLFEGYLFVASPAERLEEFYNLLRMYKLNIAWPVYSAGALVPIYTEEQLLIQKLIGNGGIVEVSTLKKQNEQLQVVNGPLLGLDHIIKKVSPKNRRIMVEVTVLDEKKKIELEGVFVT